The Montipora capricornis isolate CH-2021 chromosome 3, ASM3666992v2, whole genome shotgun sequence genome window below encodes:
- the LOC138041414 gene encoding uncharacterized protein, whose amino-acid sequence MAYPELVPTSVTVVNSSANLVASSRQPPDSPSQPRTAPAETQTALGRLDVIRKTLSNKGFSKQAVDIICASWTAGTEKQYKGVWDKWSGWCHKRQIDLLQAFVIQVVEFLTDCYHEGKGYSTINTYRSALSTTLCSMKDDRDSLGPHPLIARLLKGVYVLRPPTRRYSSTWDDSKVPDYLKTLAPLRELSLKWLTLKTAMLCALASAQRQQTLFALDLNFRKESQDSISFVVTDRLKTSRPGKSIEITFSSSVCASICPLAALKEYISRSETLRFRSGHFVSKLFLSFIRPYNPVSPRTISRWIMLVLQSAGIDTSTFKAHSVRGAATSHAFVTGTPVADILKMADWSSEHVFRRHYLRDVLQ is encoded by the coding sequence ATGGCCTACCCAGAGTTGGTACCCACTTCTGttacagttgtcaacagttcAGCCAATCTTGTTGCCTCGTCTAGACAACCTCCTGACTCTCCCTCACAACCCAGAACAGCACCCGCTGAGACACAAACTGCACTTGGCCGCTTGGACGTTATCAGGAAAACTCTGTCAAACAAGGGATTTTCAAAGCAAGCGGTTGACATCATCTGTGCATCTTGGACAGCAGGCACTGAGAAACAGTACAAGGGAGTGTGGGACAAGTGGTCTGGCTGGTGTCATAAACGGCAAATTGATTTACTTCAAGCTTTTGTCATCCAGGTTGTGGAGTTCTTAACTGATTGTTATCATGAGGGCAAAGGATACAGTACCATTAACACTTACCGTTCCGCACTATCTACAACCCTTTGTTCCATGAAGGATGATAGAGATTCTCTTGGTCCACATCCCTTAATAGCGAGGTTACTCAAGGGAGTTTACGTCCTCAGACCACCTACTCGAAGGTATTCTTCTACATGGGATGATTCTAAAGTGCCTGACTATTTAAAGACCTTAGCTCCTCTCCGTGAACTAAGTTTAAAGTGGTTAACTCTTAAGACTGCCATGCTGTGCGCATTAGCCTCTGCACAGAGACAGCAGACATTATTTGCTTTAGACCTAAATTTCAGGAAGGAATCTCAAGATTCAATTAGTTTTGTTGTGACTGATCGATTAAAGACTTCCAGGCCGGGGAAGTCTATTGAGATCACATTTTCGTCTTCAGTTTGTGCTTCAATTTGCCCACTTGCTGCATTAAAGGAGTATATTTCTCGCTCTGAAACGCTTAGGTTTCGCAGTGGACATTTTGTTTCTAAGTTGTTTTTGTCCTTCATTAGGCCATATAACCCAGTGTCCCCTAGGACAATATCTAGGTGGATCATGTTAGTGTTACAGTCCGCAGGGATTGACACTTCGACATTTAAGGCACACAGTGTAAGAGGGGCTGCCACATCTCATGCGTTTGTCACAGGCACCCCAGTTGCAGATATTCTTAAGATGGCAGATTGGTCTAGTGAGCATGTTTTTCGCAGACATTATTTGAGAGATGTTCTACAATAG